In a single window of the Actinomycetota bacterium genome:
- a CDS encoding SDR family oxidoreductase — protein MTTVPPKYVAGHGLLAGKGVLVTAAAGSGIGSATARKCLEEGARVVISDRHERRLAETAAELGITGVPGDVTDEASVQALVAAAAAELGGIDVFVNNAGLGGTAELHEMTDEQWSVVLDVTLNGTFRCTRAALNHMYERGSGVIVNNASVLGWRAQAGQAHYAAAKAGVMALTRCAAIEAARRGVRVNAVAPSLAMHANLAKVTSDELLAELTEREAYGRYAEPWEIANVIVFLASDYSSYMTGEVVAVSSQHP, from the coding sequence ATGACCACCGTGCCCCCCAAGTACGTCGCCGGCCACGGCCTGCTCGCCGGCAAGGGAGTGCTCGTCACCGCCGCCGCGGGCAGTGGCATCGGCTCGGCCACAGCGCGCAAGTGCCTCGAAGAGGGCGCCCGAGTGGTGATCAGCGATCGCCACGAGCGGCGCCTCGCCGAGACCGCCGCCGAGCTGGGGATCACCGGCGTGCCCGGCGACGTCACCGACGAGGCGAGCGTGCAGGCACTCGTGGCCGCCGCGGCAGCCGAGCTGGGGGGCATCGACGTGTTCGTCAACAACGCCGGCCTCGGCGGCACCGCCGAGTTGCACGAGATGACCGACGAGCAGTGGTCCGTGGTGCTCGACGTGACGCTCAACGGTACGTTCCGCTGCACGCGCGCCGCGCTGAACCACATGTACGAGCGCGGTTCGGGTGTGATCGTGAACAACGCCTCGGTGCTCGGTTGGCGGGCACAGGCGGGCCAGGCGCACTACGCCGCGGCCAAGGCGGGGGTGATGGCGCTCACCCGCTGCGCGGCGATCGAAGCCGCGCGCCGCGGCGTGCGGGTGAATGCCGTCGCCCCGTCGCTCGCCATGCACGCCAACCTGGCGAAGGTGACGAGCGACGAGCTGCTCGCCGAGCTCACCGAGCGCGAGGCGTACGGGCGGTACGCAGAACCCTGGGAGATCGCGAACGTGATCGTCTTCTTGGCGAGCGACTACTCGTCGTACATGACCGGCGAGGTCGTCGCGGTCAGCTCCCAGCACCCGTGA
- a CDS encoding acyl-CoA dehydrogenase family protein: MASLGDDGEAFRALARDWLKSHVVGEFAELRGRGGPGDEDVGFDVRVEWERLLGAAGWIGLGWPTEHGGQAATLAQQIIWAEEYTRAEAPARVNHMGENLLAPTLIEYGTPEQCARFLPGIRRGEVRWCQGYSEPNAGSDLANVQTKAVLDGDSWVVNGQKVWTSLAHVSHWCFVVARTEPGSQRHRGLTFLLVPMDQPGVEVRPIEQITGGGEFNETFFTDARTERSLTVGAPGEGWKVAMGLLGFERGISTLAQQVGFERELRTTIDLARDHGCGADPVMRQRLVGAYTGLQLMRWNALRSMSGKGVPGPEASISKLFWGTWHRDLGELMIDVIGPYGLIAEDFPYELTLEQKLFLFTRSDTIYGGSNEIQRNVLGERVLGLPKEPS; the protein is encoded by the coding sequence ATCGCCTCGCTCGGCGACGACGGCGAGGCGTTCCGCGCGCTCGCCCGCGACTGGCTGAAGAGCCACGTCGTCGGCGAGTTCGCCGAGCTGCGCGGGCGCGGCGGACCGGGCGACGAGGACGTCGGCTTCGACGTCCGCGTCGAGTGGGAGCGCCTCCTCGGCGCAGCAGGCTGGATCGGGCTCGGCTGGCCGACCGAGCACGGCGGCCAGGCGGCGACGCTCGCCCAGCAGATCATCTGGGCCGAGGAGTACACGAGGGCCGAGGCGCCGGCGCGCGTGAACCACATGGGCGAGAACCTGCTCGCGCCGACGCTCATCGAGTACGGCACGCCCGAGCAGTGCGCGCGCTTCCTGCCCGGCATCCGCCGCGGCGAGGTGCGGTGGTGCCAGGGCTACAGCGAGCCGAACGCGGGCAGCGACCTCGCCAACGTGCAGACGAAGGCGGTGCTCGACGGTGACTCGTGGGTGGTGAACGGCCAGAAGGTGTGGACCTCGCTCGCCCACGTCAGCCACTGGTGCTTCGTGGTCGCCCGCACCGAACCGGGGTCACAGCGCCACCGGGGGCTCACCTTCTTGCTGGTCCCGATGGACCAGCCCGGCGTCGAGGTGCGCCCGATCGAGCAGATCACCGGAGGCGGCGAGTTCAACGAGACGTTCTTCACCGACGCCCGCACCGAGCGCTCGCTCACCGTCGGTGCTCCCGGCGAGGGCTGGAAGGTGGCGATGGGCCTGCTCGGGTTCGAGCGCGGCATCTCGACGCTCGCCCAGCAGGTGGGTTTCGAGCGTGAGCTGCGCACGACGATCGACCTCGCCCGCGACCACGGGTGCGGTGCCGACCCCGTCATGCGCCAGCGGCTCGTCGGTGCCTACACCGGGTTGCAGCTCATGCGCTGGAACGCGCTCCGCTCGATGTCTGGCAAAGGCGTGCCCGGGCCGGAGGCGAGCATCTCGAAGCTGTTCTGGGGCACCTGGCACCGCGACCTCGGCGAGCTGATGATCGACGTGATCGGCCCGTACGGGCTGATCGCCGAGGATTTCCCCTACGAGCTCACGCTGGAGCAGAAGCTGTTCTTGTTCACCCGTTCCGACACGATCTACGGCGGGTCGAACGAGATCCAGCGCAACGTGCTCGGCGAGCGCGTGCTCGGCCTGCCGAAGGAGCCCTCATGA
- a CDS encoding SDR family oxidoreductase, which translates to MARFLQDKVVAITGAGRGIGRCIALDAAAAGAKVVVADYGVGMDGSEPSSEIADGVVAEITAAGGEAVAVASDVSTMDGGAAVVQAAIDNWGRIDGAVCVAGILRERMLFNMSEDEFDAVVRVHLKGTFTVYRAAAAVMRKQEGGGSLIGFTSGVWALGSTAQANYSAAKGGIVSLTYSAALGLERYGVRANCIAPVARTRMSANVPMDLAEIGDAEDVAPMAVFLLSDAARDVTGQVYTVVGDKIAVWSQPAEQREMHAGHRWTPEEIATRLPGEVGVEKLPFLEKVQEMREAAARAAEKQANA; encoded by the coding sequence GTGGCTCGGTTCCTGCAGGACAAGGTCGTCGCGATCACCGGGGCAGGGAGGGGCATCGGGCGCTGCATCGCGCTGGACGCCGCCGCCGCGGGAGCGAAGGTGGTCGTCGCCGACTACGGCGTCGGCATGGACGGCTCGGAGCCGTCGAGCGAGATCGCCGACGGCGTCGTCGCCGAGATCACCGCCGCCGGCGGCGAAGCCGTCGCCGTCGCGAGCGACGTCTCGACGATGGACGGCGGGGCGGCGGTGGTGCAGGCGGCGATCGACAACTGGGGCCGCATCGACGGCGCGGTGTGCGTCGCCGGCATCCTGCGCGAGCGGATGCTGTTCAACATGAGCGAGGATGAGTTCGACGCGGTCGTCCGCGTGCATCTGAAGGGCACGTTCACGGTGTACCGCGCGGCAGCGGCCGTGATGCGCAAGCAGGAAGGCGGCGGCTCGCTGATCGGGTTCACGTCGGGGGTGTGGGCGCTCGGCTCCACCGCGCAGGCGAACTACTCGGCGGCCAAGGGCGGCATCGTGTCGCTCACCTACTCCGCCGCGCTCGGCCTCGAGCGCTACGGCGTGCGCGCCAACTGCATCGCACCCGTGGCCCGCACCAGGATGAGCGCGAACGTGCCGATGGACCTCGCGGAGATCGGCGACGCCGAGGACGTGGCGCCGATGGCGGTGTTCCTGTTGAGCGACGCCGCCCGTGACGTGACCGGGCAGGTGTACACCGTCGTCGGCGACAAGATCGCGGTGTGGAGCCAGCCGGCGGAGCAGCGCGAGATGCACGCCGGCCACCGCTGGACGCCCGAGGAGATCGCCACCCGGCTGCCCGGCGAGGTCGGGGTCGAGAAGCTGCCCTTCTTGGAGAAGGTGCAAGAGATGCGCGAGGCCGCCGCGAGGGCCGCCGAGAAGCAGGCCAACGCCTGA
- a CDS encoding MFS transporter: MSSRALAPFRFRDFRLRWFGAFVSNVGTWMETVALGYYVADLTGRNTWSALVAVAGFAPIAVLGPVGGVWADRLPKKHVMMAVALSQAAIAAVLAYGVADGWAGPGVITLLALLTGVANAVGFPAFQASVPELVPEEQLVAATSLFAVQWNLGRIIGPLAAAIAIAVGGIELALYVNAVSFFAVVVAVWLGPRHPPERRAAQKVLASIKEGFRVGFTEPGLRTMFLAQILIVGITSPFIAFVPQMAKNVLGGDEVANSIMVTGQGVGAVAAGVAMGSLTHRFGPRRVLTTAMAMLCPAYVLYGLAPSVAASTAALVLMGALYLTCFASFTAIVQTRAPAALRGRLLAVSNTILGVLYPLSSIVQGAIADQVGLRQVTVAAGLVVGGTLAAAAVLRPDWSAPLDEEPVPWLEAEGLGAPARH; this comes from the coding sequence ATGTCCAGCCGTGCTCTCGCCCCGTTCCGCTTCCGCGACTTCCGGCTGCGCTGGTTCGGGGCGTTCGTGTCGAACGTCGGCACGTGGATGGAGACGGTCGCCCTCGGCTACTACGTCGCCGACCTGACCGGGCGCAACACCTGGTCGGCGCTCGTGGCGGTGGCCGGCTTCGCGCCGATCGCGGTGCTCGGCCCGGTCGGGGGCGTATGGGCGGACCGCCTGCCGAAGAAGCACGTGATGATGGCGGTGGCGCTGTCACAGGCGGCGATCGCCGCCGTGCTCGCGTACGGCGTCGCCGACGGCTGGGCCGGCCCGGGGGTGATCACGCTGCTCGCTCTCCTCACCGGCGTCGCGAACGCCGTCGGCTTCCCAGCGTTCCAGGCGAGCGTGCCCGAGCTGGTGCCCGAAGAGCAGCTCGTCGCGGCCACGAGCCTGTTCGCGGTGCAGTGGAACCTCGGTCGGATCATCGGCCCGCTGGCCGCCGCGATCGCGATCGCCGTCGGGGGCATCGAGCTGGCGCTGTACGTGAACGCGGTCAGCTTCTTCGCCGTCGTGGTCGCCGTCTGGCTCGGCCCCCGCCACCCTCCGGAGCGGCGCGCGGCGCAGAAGGTGCTGGCGTCGATCAAGGAGGGGTTCCGCGTCGGCTTCACCGAGCCGGGGCTGCGGACGATGTTCCTCGCGCAGATCCTCATCGTCGGGATCACCTCGCCGTTCATCGCCTTCGTGCCGCAGATGGCGAAGAACGTGCTCGGCGGCGACGAGGTCGCCAACTCGATCATGGTCACCGGCCAGGGCGTCGGTGCGGTGGCGGCGGGTGTGGCGATGGGCTCGCTGACGCACCGGTTCGGGCCGCGCCGGGTGCTGACCACGGCGATGGCGATGCTGTGCCCGGCTTACGTGCTGTACGGGCTGGCGCCGAGCGTCGCCGCGTCTACTGCCGCACTCGTGCTGATGGGCGCGCTGTACCTGACCTGCTTCGCCTCGTTCACGGCGATCGTGCAGACCCGCGCCCCCGCGGCGCTCCGCGGCCGGCTGCTGGCGGTCAGCAACACCATCCTCGGCGTGCTGTACCCGCTCAGCTCGATCGTGCAGGGCGCGATTGCCGACCAGGTCGGCCTGCGCCAGGTGACGGTCGCCGCCGGCCTCGTGGTCGGAGGCACCCTGGCTGCCGCGGCGGTGCTGAGGCCCGACTGGTCGGCCCCGCTCGACGAGGAGCCCGTCCCGTGGCTCGAAGCGGAAGGGCTCGGCGCACCGGCGCGGCACTAG
- the ilvD gene encoding dihydroxy-acid dehydratase, translated as MAATPAGESSTPVDVKPRSRDVTDGIQKAAARAMLRAVGLTDDDWDKPQIGIASSWNEITPCNVSLRRLTAAAKEGVRAAGGVALEFGTITVSDGISMGTEGMRASLVSREIIADSVEAVMHGERLDGLVATGGCDKSMPGMMMAIARLDLPGVFVYNGSTLPGYLNGKALDITSVFEAIGACASGAITEEELGAIERNACPGEGACGGMFTANTMSSIGEALGLSLPGSASPPAVDRRREDDARRAGAAVVEMLRLGIRPRDILTKKAFENAIALANALGGSTNAVLHLLAIANEAGVKLELDDFNRIAERVPHIADMKPGGKFHMTDLDRIGGVPVVMKLLLDAGLVHGDALTCTGKTLAENLAEIDPPAADGVVVHPLDAPINTEGGINVLRGSLAPDGAVVKVAGLTHEQRTFEGEARVFDGEDPAMAAIMGGEIQPNTVLVIRYEGPKGGPGMREMLAITGALKGAGRGADCALVTDGRFSGGTWGFCIGHVAPEAVDAGPIAFVRDGDRIRIDVPSKSLDLLVDPDELATRREGWAPNPPRYTTGVLAKFARLAQGADKGAITNPV; from the coding sequence ATGGCCGCGACACCTGCAGGCGAGTCCTCCACCCCCGTCGACGTCAAGCCACGCAGCCGTGACGTCACCGACGGCATCCAGAAGGCCGCTGCTCGCGCGATGCTGCGCGCGGTCGGGCTGACCGACGACGACTGGGACAAGCCCCAGATCGGCATCGCCTCCTCGTGGAACGAGATCACGCCGTGCAACGTGTCGCTGCGCCGGTTGACGGCGGCGGCGAAGGAGGGCGTGCGCGCCGCCGGGGGAGTGGCGCTGGAGTTCGGCACGATCACCGTGTCCGACGGCATCTCGATGGGCACCGAGGGGATGCGCGCCTCGCTCGTCAGCCGCGAGATCATCGCCGACTCGGTCGAGGCGGTGATGCACGGCGAGCGCCTCGACGGCCTGGTGGCGACGGGCGGCTGCGACAAGTCGATGCCGGGCATGATGATGGCCATCGCCCGGCTCGACCTGCCGGGGGTGTTCGTCTACAACGGCTCCACCCTGCCCGGCTACCTGAACGGCAAGGCGCTCGACATCACGAGCGTGTTCGAGGCGATCGGCGCCTGCGCGTCGGGGGCGATCACCGAAGAAGAGCTCGGCGCGATCGAGCGCAACGCGTGCCCCGGTGAGGGTGCGTGCGGGGGGATGTTCACGGCCAACACGATGAGCTCGATCGGCGAGGCGCTCGGGCTGTCGTTGCCCGGCTCGGCTTCTCCCCCCGCCGTCGACCGCCGCCGCGAGGACGATGCCCGGCGCGCCGGCGCAGCCGTGGTCGAGATGCTGCGGCTCGGCATCCGGCCTCGCGACATCCTCACCAAGAAGGCGTTCGAGAACGCGATCGCGCTCGCGAACGCGCTCGGCGGCTCGACCAATGCCGTGCTGCACCTGCTCGCCATCGCCAACGAGGCGGGCGTGAAGCTGGAGCTCGACGACTTCAACCGCATCGCCGAGCGGGTCCCCCACATCGCCGACATGAAGCCGGGCGGCAAGTTCCACATGACCGACCTCGACCGCATCGGCGGAGTCCCGGTGGTGATGAAGCTGCTGCTCGACGCCGGCCTGGTGCACGGCGACGCGCTCACCTGCACTGGCAAGACGCTCGCCGAGAACCTCGCCGAGATCGACCCTCCGGCGGCCGACGGCGTGGTCGTCCACCCGCTCGACGCACCGATCAACACCGAGGGCGGGATCAACGTGCTGCGCGGCTCGCTGGCGCCCGACGGCGCGGTCGTGAAGGTGGCCGGGCTCACCCACGAGCAGCGCACGTTCGAGGGCGAGGCCCGGGTGTTCGACGGCGAGGACCCGGCGATGGCGGCGATCATGGGCGGCGAGATCCAGCCGAACACGGTGCTCGTGATCCGCTACGAGGGCCCGAAGGGCGGGCCGGGGATGCGTGAGATGCTCGCCATCACCGGGGCGCTGAAGGGCGCCGGCCGGGGGGCGGACTGCGCGCTCGTCACCGACGGCCGCTTCTCCGGAGGCACGTGGGGCTTCTGCATCGGCCACGTCGCGCCCGAGGCCGTCGACGCCGGCCCGATCGCGTTCGTGCGCGACGGCGATCGCATCCGCATCGACGTGCCGTCCAAGTCGCTCGACCTGCTCGTCGACCCCGACGAGCTGGCCACCCGCCGCGAGGGCTGGGCGCCGAACCCGCCCCGTTACACCACCGGCGTGCTCGCCAAGTTCGCGAGGCTGGCCCAAGGCGCCGACAAGGGCGCGATCACCAACCCCGTCTAA
- a CDS encoding DUF3054 domain-containing protein produces the protein MRGANRTAALAALADVAAVVVFVAFGRRSHDEANSVTGILGVAAPFLVGLVLGWALTRAARSPLAVTTGLAVWAVTVPAGMLLRRFAWDRSTAASFVIVAAIVLGALLVGWRAIANAIAARQHHPTTRHHRPTTPRG, from the coding sequence ATGCGCGGGGCCAACCGAACAGCGGCGCTGGCCGCCCTGGCCGACGTCGCCGCGGTGGTCGTCTTCGTGGCCTTCGGGCGACGCAGCCACGACGAGGCCAACTCCGTCACCGGCATCCTCGGGGTCGCGGCGCCGTTCCTCGTCGGGCTCGTGCTCGGCTGGGCACTCACCCGCGCTGCCCGCAGCCCGCTGGCGGTGACGACCGGGCTGGCCGTATGGGCGGTCACCGTCCCTGCGGGCATGCTGCTGCGCCGCTTCGCGTGGGATCGCAGCACCGCGGCCAGCTTCGTGATCGTCGCCGCGATCGTCCTCGGGGCGCTGCTGGTCGGCTGGCGGGCCATCGCCAATGCCATCGCCGCCCGCCAGCACCACCCCACCACCCGCCATCACCGCCCGACCACCCCCCGCGGCTAA
- a CDS encoding inositol-3-phosphate synthase, protein MTTPPTPSIAPAAGPLGVLTVGLGAVASTLIAGVELVKRGMGSPIGSLTQLDTIRLGKRTDNRNPLVKDFVPLASLDDIVWGAWDPFPDDAYVAATRAGVLEGPKHVEAIADTMRDIRPMPAAFDRAYVKNIDSSNTKGAISKRAMLEAIREDINAFRDRNSLERVVMIWCASTEIFIEPGPAHMDLEHFEAAIDANDPTIAPSMLYAYAALLEGVPFANGAPNLAVDTPVLRQFATEHNIPISGKDFKTGQTLIKTVLAPMLRARLLGLSGWYSTNILGNRDGEVLDDPESFKTKEESKLGVLEHILHPDQHPELYGNVFHKVRINYYPPRGDNKEGWDNIDIFGWLGYPMQIKVDFLCRDSILAAPLALDLVLFSDLAQRAGLGGIQEWLSFYYKSPQVAPGLYPEHDLFVQLAKLQNTLRWMMGEDQITHLGREYYDNA, encoded by the coding sequence ATGACCACCCCGCCCACACCCTCGATCGCGCCGGCCGCAGGCCCCCTCGGAGTCCTGACGGTCGGCCTCGGTGCCGTCGCGTCCACCCTCATCGCCGGTGTCGAGCTGGTCAAGCGGGGCATGGGCAGTCCGATCGGCTCGCTCACGCAGTTGGACACCATCCGCCTCGGCAAGCGCACCGACAACCGCAACCCGCTGGTGAAGGACTTCGTCCCGCTCGCTTCGCTCGACGACATCGTGTGGGGGGCGTGGGACCCGTTCCCCGACGACGCCTACGTCGCCGCCACCCGGGCCGGTGTGCTGGAGGGGCCCAAGCACGTCGAGGCGATCGCCGACACGATGCGCGACATCCGCCCGATGCCCGCCGCGTTCGACCGCGCGTACGTGAAGAACATCGATTCCTCCAACACCAAGGGCGCGATCTCGAAGCGGGCGATGCTCGAAGCGATCCGCGAGGACATCAACGCCTTCCGCGACCGGAACTCGCTGGAACGGGTGGTGATGATCTGGTGCGCCAGCACCGAGATCTTCATCGAGCCCGGGCCGGCGCACATGGACCTCGAGCACTTCGAGGCCGCCATCGACGCGAACGACCCGACGATCGCACCGTCGATGCTCTACGCGTACGCCGCACTGCTGGAAGGCGTCCCCTTCGCGAACGGGGCCCCCAACCTCGCCGTCGACACTCCCGTGCTGCGCCAGTTCGCCACCGAGCACAACATCCCGATCAGCGGCAAGGACTTCAAGACCGGCCAGACGCTGATCAAGACGGTGCTCGCGCCGATGCTGCGGGCACGCCTGCTCGGGCTGTCCGGGTGGTACTCGACGAACATCCTCGGCAACCGCGACGGCGAGGTGCTCGACGACCCGGAGAGCTTCAAGACCAAGGAGGAGTCCAAGCTCGGCGTGCTCGAGCACATCCTCCACCCCGATCAGCACCCCGAGCTCTACGGCAACGTCTTCCACAAGGTGCGCATCAACTACTACCCCCCGCGCGGCGACAACAAGGAGGGGTGGGACAACATCGACATCTTCGGCTGGCTCGGGTACCCGATGCAGATCAAGGTCGACTTCCTCTGCCGCGACTCCATCCTGGCCGCCCCGCTCGCGCTCGACCTGGTGCTCTTTTCCGACCTCGCCCAACGTGCCGGGCTGGGCGGCATCCAGGAGTGGCTGAGCTTCTACTACAAGAGCCCCCAGGTGGCGCCGGGGCTCTATCCCGAACACGACCTGTTCGTGCAGCTCGCCAAGCTGCAGAACACGTTGCGGTGGATGATGGGCGAAGACCAGATCACCCACCTCGGCCGCGAGTACTACGACAACGCCTGA
- a CDS encoding bifunctional 5,10-methylenetetrahydrofolate dehydrogenase/5,10-methenyltetrahydrofolate cyclohydrolase produces the protein MDGNRLRDEIVADLRATVVAAGSPPVCLATVLVGDDPPSQRYVRSKHAQAAKAGMQSRSEVLAATASQAEVEQVVGALVEDPAVHGILVQAPLPDGLDFDAVLRLVPADKDVDGLTEASLGRLMRSTPGHIGCTPLGVLRLLERYGVAVSGRRAVIVGRSTLVGLPLAVLLARKGIDATVTLAHSRSGDLVPICREADILVAAAGHAGMVTAAHVKPGAAVIDVGVSRTHAGIAGDVLFDEVQAIASAITPMPGGTGPMTVACLLQNTLAAARLQGAFPG, from the coding sequence ATGGACGGCAACCGGTTGCGTGACGAGATCGTCGCCGACCTGCGGGCCACCGTCGTTGCGGCCGGTTCGCCGCCGGTGTGCCTCGCGACGGTGCTCGTCGGCGACGACCCGCCGAGCCAGCGGTACGTGCGCAGCAAGCACGCGCAGGCGGCCAAGGCGGGGATGCAGAGCCGCAGCGAGGTGCTGGCGGCCACGGCGAGCCAGGCCGAGGTCGAGCAGGTCGTCGGAGCGCTCGTCGAAGACCCCGCGGTGCACGGCATCCTCGTGCAGGCGCCGCTGCCCGACGGGCTCGACTTCGACGCCGTGCTGCGCCTCGTCCCTGCCGACAAGGACGTCGACGGGCTGACCGAGGCCTCGCTCGGCCGGCTGATGAGGAGCACGCCGGGGCACATCGGCTGCACCCCCCTCGGCGTGCTGCGCCTGCTGGAGCGCTACGGGGTGGCCGTCTCGGGCCGGCGGGCGGTGATCGTCGGGCGCTCGACCCTCGTCGGGCTCCCCCTCGCCGTGCTGCTCGCCCGCAAGGGCATCGACGCCACCGTCACCCTCGCCCACAGCCGCAGCGGAGACCTCGTCCCCATCTGCCGCGAGGCCGACATCCTCGTCGCCGCCGCCGGCCACGCGGGGATGGTCACGGCCGCGCACGTCAAGCCCGGTGCGGCGGTGATCGACGTCGGTGTCTCCCGCACCCACGCGGGCATCGCGGGTGACGTGTTGTTCGACGAGGTGCAGGCGATCGCTTCGGCGATCACGCCGATGCCGGGCGGCACGGGGCCGATGACGGTCGCGTGCCTGCTGCAGAACACCCTGGCCGCGGCCCGCCTGCAGGGTGCCTTCCCTGGCTGA
- a CDS encoding acetolactate synthase large subunit, with protein sequence MKITGAQALIRALEMEGVEVMFGLPGGCILPAYDPLLDSSIRHVLVRHEQGAGHMAEGYAHVTGRPGVAMVTSGPAATNMVTPLMDAYMDSVPMVCITGQVGTAAIGTDAFQECDTVGITRSVTKHNELVMSGDDLPLVIRQAFHIATTGRPGPVLVDVPKDVLQNQMTWNWPTDDDVASSLPGYRPTTKGHPRMVKEAARMILAAERPVIYAGGGILKARAADALRELAELGDIHVVTTLMARGVLPDDHPLCLGMPGMHGNATAVTAMQKSDLLITLGARFDDRITGKVATFAPDAKVIHVDIDPAEQGKVRRPDVPIVGDARLVIEEIVRAMKDMLAGGAAQADTSAWKSRLSGWREQFPLTYDESEPGDALKPQFCLEQLRDGAPEGTILVSGVGQHQMWASQFWRFDEPYTWVNSGGLGTMGFAVPAAIGAKVGRPERTVWAVDGDGCFQMTAQELVTATVERIPVKVAILNNSYLGMVRQWQELFYEERYSEVYLSPDVPDFVKWAESMGCVGIRVESPEEVAPAIEKANSIDDRSVVVDFRVDAREKVFPMVPAGQSNDDLILHGSQMDRKELLR encoded by the coding sequence ATGAAGATCACCGGGGCCCAAGCCCTGATCCGAGCGCTCGAGATGGAGGGCGTCGAGGTCATGTTCGGCCTGCCCGGCGGCTGCATCCTGCCGGCGTACGACCCGCTGCTCGACTCGTCGATCCGCCACGTCCTCGTGCGTCACGAGCAGGGCGCGGGGCACATGGCCGAGGGCTACGCGCACGTCACCGGCCGCCCAGGGGTGGCGATGGTCACCTCCGGCCCGGCGGCGACCAACATGGTGACGCCGCTGATGGATGCGTACATGGACTCGGTCCCGATGGTGTGCATCACCGGCCAGGTGGGCACCGCGGCGATCGGCACCGACGCGTTCCAGGAGTGCGACACCGTCGGCATCACCCGGTCGGTGACCAAGCACAACGAGCTGGTGATGTCGGGCGACGACCTGCCGCTCGTCATCCGTCAGGCGTTCCACATCGCCACCACCGGACGCCCCGGCCCGGTGCTGGTCGACGTGCCGAAGGACGTCTTGCAGAACCAGATGACGTGGAACTGGCCGACCGACGACGACGTCGCCTCCAGCCTGCCCGGCTACCGGCCGACGACGAAGGGCCACCCGCGGATGGTGAAGGAGGCGGCGCGCATGATCCTCGCCGCCGAGCGCCCCGTCATCTACGCCGGCGGCGGCATCTTGAAAGCGCGAGCCGCCGACGCGTTGCGTGAGCTGGCCGAGCTCGGCGACATCCATGTGGTGACCACACTGATGGCCCGCGGCGTGCTTCCCGACGACCACCCGCTCTGCCTCGGCATGCCCGGCATGCACGGCAACGCCACGGCGGTGACGGCGATGCAGAAGAGCGACCTGTTGATCACGCTCGGTGCCCGCTTCGACGACCGGATCACCGGCAAGGTGGCCACGTTCGCCCCCGACGCGAAGGTGATCCACGTCGACATCGACCCCGCGGAGCAGGGCAAGGTGCGCCGCCCCGACGTGCCGATCGTCGGTGACGCCCGGTTGGTGATCGAAGAGATCGTCCGGGCGATGAAGGACATGCTCGCCGGCGGGGCCGCTCAGGCGGACACGTCCGCGTGGAAGAGCAGGCTCTCCGGCTGGCGTGAGCAGTTCCCGCTCACTTACGACGAGAGCGAGCCGGGCGACGCACTGAAGCCCCAGTTCTGCCTGGAGCAGCTGCGCGACGGCGCGCCGGAGGGGACGATCCTCGTCTCCGGCGTCGGCCAGCACCAGATGTGGGCGTCGCAGTTCTGGCGCTTCGACGAGCCGTACACGTGGGTCAACTCCGGTGGCCTCGGCACGATGGGCTTCGCGGTGCCGGCCGCGATCGGCGCCAAGGTGGGCCGCCCCGAGCGCACCGTCTGGGCCGTCGATGGCGACGGCTGCTTCCAGATGACGGCGCAGGAGCTCGTCACCGCGACCGTGGAGCGCATCCCGGTCAAGGTCGCGATCTTGAACAACTCGTACCTCGGCATGGTGCGCCAATGGCAGGAGCTGTTCTACGAGGAGCGCTACAGCGAGGTCTACCTCTCCCCGGACGTGCCCGACTTCGTGAAGTGGGCGGAGTCGATGGGCTGCGTCGGGATCCGGGTGGAGAGCCCCGAAGAGGTGGCCCCCGCGATAGAGAAGGCGAACTCGATCGACGACCGCTCGGTGGTGGTCGACTTCCGCGTCGACGCCCGAGAGAAGGTGTTCCCGATGGTGCCCGCCGGCCAGTCGAACGACGATCTGATCCTTCATGGATCACAGATGGACCGCAAGGAGCTGTTGAGATGA
- the ilvN gene encoding acetolactate synthase small subunit: protein MTAVNPFGGHSPTHHILSVLVQNRPGVLARVASLFARRGYNIFSLAVAPTENADQSRITIVVDVESTPLEQIVKQLFKLIDVVKISELDPRRSVERELLLATVRVPPEERGQVVELTTIFEGKILAVGVDALTVSLEGHPDKLDDFEELVRGYGIVELQRTGRVALPKLDREARLRAVKGKAG from the coding sequence ATGACCGCTGTCAACCCCTTCGGCGGGCACTCGCCGACACACCACATCTTGTCGGTGCTGGTGCAGAACCGCCCTGGCGTCCTGGCGCGGGTGGCGTCGCTGTTCGCCCGACGCGGCTACAACATCTTCTCGCTCGCCGTCGCGCCGACCGAGAACGCGGACCAGTCACGGATCACCATCGTCGTCGACGTCGAGTCCACCCCGCTCGAACAGATCGTCAAGCAGCTCTTCAAGCTGATCGACGTGGTGAAGATCTCCGAGCTCGACCCGCGGCGCTCCGTGGAGCGTGAACTGCTGCTGGCCACCGTGCGCGTGCCCCCCGAGGAGCGCGGGCAGGTGGTCGAGCTGACGACGATCTTCGAGGGCAAGATCCTCGCCGTCGGCGTCGACGCGCTGACCGTGTCGCTCGAGGGGCACCCCGACAAGCTCGACGACTTCGAGGAACTGGTGCGCGGCTATGGCATCGTGGAGTTGCAGCGCACCGGTCGGGTGGCGCTGCCCAAGCTCGATCGTGAGGCGCGCTTGCGCGCCGTCAAGGGAAAGGCAGGCTGA